Proteins encoded within one genomic window of Thunnus maccoyii chromosome 22, fThuMac1.1, whole genome shotgun sequence:
- the txn gene encoding thioredoxin, giving the protein MVREVESLDDFNNILKEAGDKLVVVDFTATWCGPCKQIGPEFVKLSEKPENKNVIFLKVDVDEAEDVSSHCGINCMPTFHFYKNGQKVDEFSGANLQTLIAKVESLRS; this is encoded by the exons ATGGTTCGCGAAGTGGAAAGTCTG gATGACTTCAACAACATCTTGAAGGAAGCTGGAGACAAGCTGGTTGTGGTGGACTTCACAGCCACGTGGTGTGGCCCCTGTAAACAGATTGGACCAGAATTTGTG aaactgtcagaaaaacCTGAGAACAAGAACGTGATCTTCCTGAAGGTGGACGTGGACGAAGCTGAG GATGTGAGTTCACACTGCGGGATTAACTGCATGCCCACATTCCACTTTTACAAGAATGGACAGAAG gtGGATGAATTCTCTGGCGCTAACCTACAAACGCTGATTGCGAAAGTGGAATCATTGAGATCCTAA
- the LOC121890138 gene encoding prostaglandin reductase 1-like produces MVQAKSWILTKYFDGFPKDSNFELKVEELPEPKDGEVLLEAVFLSVDPYMRPFSSVRMKEGDVMIGTQVAKVIQSKNPAFPVGSHVVGRCGWRTHTVCDGKDLIPIMPDWPQDVSLSLALGTIGMPGLTALLGIEEVLGLQAGETLLVNAAAGAVGSVVGQIAKIKGCKVVGSAGSDAKVAYLKELGFDEAFNYKTVSSLEEALKKASPEGYDCYFENVGGPFSSVALQQMKNFGRIAVCGSISTYNDTTPQTGPYPHLTMIFKQLKMEGFMQSRWEHKHPQSLKRLIGWLKEGKLQCREHITKGFENMPAGFMGMLKGENIGKAIIAV; encoded by the exons ATGGTTCAAGCAAAGTCATGGATCCTGACCAAATACTTTGATGGCTTCCCAAAGGATAGCAACTTTGAGCTGAAGGTGGAGGAGCTCCCTGAGCCCAAAGACGGAG aggTACTTTTGGAAGCAGTGTTTCTCAGCGTTGACCCGTACATGAG GCCGTTCAGTTCTGTTCGCATGAAAGAAGGAGATGTGATGATTGGAACTCAAGTGGCCAA aGTGATCCAAAGTAAGAACCCAGCATTTCCCGTGGGAAGCCATGTTGTTGGTCGTTGTGGctggagaacacacacagtctgtgatGGAAAAGACCTCATTCCCATCATGCCTGACTGGCCTCAAGATGTCTCGTTGTCCCTGGCTCTGGGCACTATCGGCATGCCGGG aCTGACAGCTCTGTTGGGGATAGAGGAAGTCCTGGGACTCCAGGCAGGTGAGACCCTGCTGGTAAATGCGGCAGCAGGAGCAGTGGGCTCTGTGGTGGGCCAGATTGCCAAGATCAAAGGCTGTAAGGTGGTGGGTTCAGCAGGGTCCGATGCAAAGGTGGCTTACCTCAAAGAGCTGGGCTTCGATGAGGCCTTCAACTACAAAACTGTCAGTTCCCTGGAGGAGGCGCTGAAGAAGGCTTCTCCAGAGGGATACGACTGCTACTTTGAAAAT GTGGGAGGCCCTTTCTCGAGTGTTGCCTTACAACAGATGAAGAACTTTGGAAGAATAGCCGTTTGTGGAAGTATTTCTACGTACAATGACACCACACCCCAAACTG GCCCGTACCCCCACCTGACCATGATCTTTAAGCAGCTTAAGATGGAGGGTTTCATGCAGAGCAGGTGGGAGCATAAACACCCTCAGTCCCTCAAAAGGCTGATTGGATGGTTGAAAGAG GGCAAACTGCAGTGTCGGGAGCACATCACAAAAGGCTTTGAAAACATGCCGGCTGGTTTTATGGGGATGCTGAAGGGAGAAAACATCGGCAAGGCTATCATCGCAGTCTGA